The Pimelobacter simplex genomic sequence CACGGCGTGCAACGGGTGGTCACCGCGGTAGAGCGGGATCACGACGTTGGCGTCAAGGACGAACATGGCCCCGCATCGACGCCGCCAGCGCGGCGTCCTCCTGGGCGTGCATCGCCCCGTAGAGCGAGGCGTTGCTGGTCGGATCGATGCCCGGCACGAGTCCGGTGCCGCCGCGGAAGACCGGCAGGGAGACCTCGACGGCGTCCTCGACCACGTCGTCGGGGACCAGCAGGTAGCGCTGCAGCGCCACCTCGAACACGTCGCCGAGGGTCATGCCCTGCTCGACGGCGCGCGCCTTGACGGTCTCGAGGAGACCGTCGTGGATGTTGACGGTGGTGCGCACGTGATGACCCTATCATCACCTGCGGCGCATCACCTGCATCACCTTCTCGCCCACCGGATGACCGCTGTCGGACCGTCCGCCTAGGCTCACCCCATGACGCGACGCGTGGATGCCCGCACCGACCAGTACGTCGAGGACCTCGCCGCCCTCGACCCCATCACCGCGACCTTCGCCGGCATCGCCGGCCACGACGGCGAGCTGCCCGACCTCTCCCCCGACGGCTTCGCCGCGACCGAGGAGCTGCACCGCCGCGCCCTGACCGACGTCGCCGCCCTCGAGACGGCCGACGCACGCGAGCAGGTCGCCAAGGACGCCTTCCTCGAGCGGGTCGGGCTGAGCGTCGAGCGGGCCGACGCCGGCGTCGAGCGCAGCGAGTTCTCGGTGATCAGCAGCGCGCTCCACGCGGTGCGCGAGGTGTTCGACCTGATGCCGACCGAGACCGACGAGCAGTGGGAGGCGATCGGCCGGCGGCTGGCCGCCGTGCCCGCCGCGCTCGCCGGCTACCGCACCACGTTGAGCGAGGAGGCGGCCGCGGGGCGGGTCTCCGCGAAGCGCCAGTACGCCGAGGTGGCCGGCCAGGTGCGCGGCTGGACCGGCCAGGAGGGCGCGGCCGGCGACTACTTCCGGCGCACCGTGGCCGAGGCGCCCGAGCCGCTGCGCGCCCGGCTGAGCGCGGCCGCGGGCGAGGCCTCGGCGGCGTACGCCGAGTTCGGCCGCTACATCGAGACCGACCTGCTCCCCCAGGGCCGCGACGTCGACGGCGTCGGCCGCGAGCAGTACCAGCTCGCCTCCCGCTACTTCCTCGGCGCGACCGTCGACCTCGAGGAGACCTACCGCTGGGGCTGGGAGGAGCTCGCCCGGATCGAGGAGGACATGGCCGCCACCGCCCGGCGGATCGTGCCCGGTGGCTCGGTGGCCGACGCCG encodes the following:
- a CDS encoding CopG family transcriptional regulator, whose amino-acid sequence is MRTTVNIHDGLLETVKARAVEQGMTLGDVFEVALQRYLLVPDDVVEDAVEVSLPVFRGGTGLVPGIDPTSNASLYGAMHAQEDAALAASMRGHVRP